A single Carnobacterium inhibens subsp. inhibens DSM 13024 DNA region contains:
- a CDS encoding DUF2188 domain-containing protein, whose protein sequence is MPWDMKDYPASLKNFDSLLRKKTIEIANALLANGYEDDRAIPIAISQAKEWVNNASKEEKEAFDKEKSPKKSDKHDTSSSNPKLLDNAVEVFYEDDHWVVKTKEAKRASDTFDKKSDAVDRAHEIAENKDSEVIIYKKDGSRQK, encoded by the coding sequence ATGCCATGGGATATGAAAGATTACCCGGCTTCATTAAAGAATTTTGACTCACTGTTGCGCAAAAAGACGATTGAAATTGCAAATGCTCTTTTAGCCAATGGATACGAAGATGATCGTGCGATTCCAATTGCTATTTCACAAGCTAAAGAATGGGTGAATAATGCTTCGAAGGAAGAAAAAGAAGCATTTGATAAAGAAAAAAGTCCTAAAAAATCAGATAAACATGATACATCAAGTTCAAATCCAAAACTATTAGACAATGCTGTTGAAGTTTTTTATGAAGACGATCATTGGGTAGTAAAAACAAAAGAAGCTAAACGGGCAAGTGATACATTCGATAAAAAATCGGATGCAGTAGATCGAGCTCATGAAATTGCTGAAAATAAAGATTCTGAGGTCATCATTTACAAAAAAGATGGCTCACGTCAAAAATAA
- the queG gene encoding tRNA epoxyqueuosine(34) reductase QueG, which produces MVGEATSLKEKIIEESKRIGIDKIGFTTADPFSDLEEKLKQQKELGHHSGFEHKVIEERIYPEMIFQNPRSIISIALAYPTKIENPPPRVKGERRGEFSRASWGTDYHDILRDKMNQLIEYIRAEAGETVTYKPMVDTGELVDVAVAQRAGLGFIGRNGLLITEEFGSYVYLAEIITNLDFKSDIPVPFGCGECTRCIDACPTGALLGDGRMNAQLCLSYQTQTKGMMDEQFRRKMGHVIYGCDICQVVCPYNKEKNFHFHPEMEPEPESVMPKLKPLLTISNREFKENFGHMSGSWRGKKPLQRNAIIALGNYRDKSALPDLLRCIEEDSRPVIRGTAAWSLAKIVSVRDEMVIEFLEEALAKEEDKEAYHEINQAIETIKNKKERK; this is translated from the coding sequence ATGGTTGGAGAAGCAACTTCATTAAAAGAAAAGATCATTGAAGAAAGCAAGCGAATTGGGATTGATAAAATCGGGTTTACAACTGCTGATCCTTTTTCTGATCTTGAAGAGAAGTTAAAGCAGCAAAAAGAGTTGGGCCATCATTCTGGTTTTGAGCATAAAGTAATCGAAGAACGGATTTATCCTGAAATGATTTTTCAAAACCCTCGCTCCATTATTTCAATCGCTTTAGCTTATCCAACTAAAATAGAAAATCCACCGCCTAGAGTAAAAGGGGAACGACGTGGAGAATTTTCCCGAGCGTCTTGGGGGACCGATTACCATGATATCTTACGAGATAAAATGAATCAGTTAATCGAGTATATTAGAGCTGAGGCTGGAGAAACGGTCACCTACAAACCAATGGTAGACACCGGGGAACTAGTTGACGTAGCTGTAGCTCAACGAGCAGGTCTAGGTTTTATTGGCAGAAATGGCTTATTGATCACAGAAGAATTTGGTTCATATGTTTATTTAGCTGAGATCATTACAAATCTAGATTTTAAATCGGATATACCTGTTCCTTTTGGTTGTGGAGAATGCACACGTTGTATTGATGCATGTCCTACGGGAGCTTTACTAGGCGATGGACGAATGAATGCCCAACTCTGTCTTTCTTATCAGACTCAGACCAAAGGGATGATGGACGAACAATTTAGGCGGAAAATGGGCCATGTTATCTATGGTTGTGATATTTGTCAGGTTGTTTGTCCATATAATAAAGAAAAAAATTTCCATTTTCATCCTGAAATGGAACCTGAACCTGAAAGTGTTATGCCAAAACTAAAACCGTTACTCACCATCAGCAATCGTGAGTTTAAAGAAAATTTTGGTCACATGTCTGGTTCTTGGCGTGGAAAGAAACCTTTGCAGCGTAATGCGATTATTGCTTTAGGTAATTACCGTGATAAATCGGCTTTGCCAGATCTCTTACGGTGCATTGAAGAGGATAGTAGACCTGTGATCAGAGGCACAGCTGCATGGTCTTTAGCAAAAATCGTTTCTGTTAGAGATGAAATGGTGATTGAATTTTTAGAAGAAGCTTTAGCAAAAGAAGAAGACAAAGAAGCTTACCATGAGATAAATCAGGCAATAGAAACGATTAAGAATAAAAAAGAACGAAAATGA
- a CDS encoding YtxH domain-containing protein — MSKGTFWLGAAIGGAAAYAAAYLFAPKSGEEYQRELKDKAEMIKESSSDYMSIAKERGGDFKAIATDAAAGLKTDMKLVSKQLSEQIKMDSQILKSDLQDVKDGVPGSKENLKANLSDALNEAKYTATSLKDQVAQTTVEAKDISRAVIDEAKMEIDETTAENKPLDNF; from the coding sequence ATGTCAAAAGGAACATTTTGGTTAGGAGCAGCAATAGGAGGAGCAGCAGCTTATGCAGCAGCATACTTGTTTGCACCTAAATCTGGAGAAGAATACCAAAGAGAGCTGAAAGATAAAGCTGAAATGATTAAAGAATCATCGAGCGATTATATGTCTATTGCAAAAGAACGCGGTGGAGATTTTAAAGCTATTGCAACAGATGCTGCAGCTGGATTAAAAACAGACATGAAATTGGTTTCAAAACAATTATCAGAACAAATTAAAATGGATTCTCAAATTCTAAAATCTGACTTGCAAGACGTCAAAGATGGCGTACCAGGAAGTAAGGAAAATTTAAAAGCAAACTTGAGTGATGCATTGAATGAAGCAAAATATACTGCTACAAGTTTAAAAGATCAAGTAGCTCAAACAACTGTAGAAGCAAAAGACATTTCACGTGCCGTTATTGATGAAGCGAAAATGGAAATCGATGAAACAACTGCTGAAAATAAACCATTAGATAATTTTTAA
- a CDS encoding methyltransferase domain-containing protein, producing the protein MKKIEKAAGFMKEHSELFQCPICKDSFDQVDGNSLSCINGHLFDISKKGTLYFLLKGTKNEYDKDMLSSRFNIATAGLFHPLLDELYISIAEKQTGHTLDVGCGEGSQLDYLTTLGLQGQKIGFDISKDAIQLAATHFSSAFWCVADLAQSPFASAQYDTILNIFSPSNYKEFDRLLKEGGQVIKVVPEKDYLIELRKLFYRDQEEKQTYSNDVVIAKFKEHFPKLEIKRVKYSFELTPALFNDLMKMTPLSWGASIDSKEYALTHPLKRVTIDVCVLIGQK; encoded by the coding sequence ATGAAAAAAATAGAAAAAGCTGCAGGATTTATGAAAGAGCATAGTGAGCTGTTTCAGTGCCCAATATGTAAAGATTCATTTGATCAAGTAGATGGCAATAGCTTAAGTTGTATAAATGGTCATCTTTTTGATATTTCAAAAAAAGGGACCCTTTATTTTTTATTAAAAGGAACAAAAAACGAGTACGATAAGGACATGCTTTCTTCAAGGTTTAACATAGCAACTGCTGGGTTATTTCATCCTTTGCTCGATGAGCTTTATATTAGTATAGCTGAAAAACAAACCGGACATACTTTAGACGTCGGTTGTGGAGAAGGCTCTCAACTTGATTATTTAACTACTTTAGGTTTGCAAGGGCAAAAAATAGGTTTTGATATTTCAAAAGATGCGATTCAATTGGCAGCTACTCATTTTTCAAGTGCTTTTTGGTGTGTAGCTGATTTGGCGCAGTCTCCTTTTGCTTCAGCTCAATACGATACAATATTGAATATTTTTTCTCCTTCCAATTACAAAGAATTTGATCGTCTATTAAAAGAGGGTGGACAGGTGATCAAGGTCGTTCCTGAAAAAGATTATCTGATTGAATTGAGAAAATTATTTTACCGTGATCAAGAAGAAAAACAAACCTATTCAAATGATGTCGTTATTGCTAAATTTAAAGAGCATTTCCCGAAGTTGGAAATCAAACGAGTTAAGTACTCATTTGAACTAACACCAGCGCTATTTAATGACTTGATGAAGATGACACCGCTAAGTTGGGGTGCCAGTATAGATTCTAAAGAGTACGCATTAACTCACCCTTTGAAAAGGGTAACAATTGATGTTTGTGTCTTAATTGGGCAAAAATAA
- the trmL gene encoding tRNA (uridine(34)/cytosine(34)/5-carboxymethylaminomethyluridine(34)-2'-O)-methyltransferase TrmL — protein sequence MTNHIALFEPQIPANTGNIARTCAATNTHLHLIEPLGFKTDDKHLKRAGLDYWNDVNITYHKNLEAFMEVAQNGQLHLITKFGHRVYSDIDYATTPGDHYFLFGKETTGLPEEFMREHEEDCLRIPMNDEHVRSLNLSNTAAILIYEALRQQEFRGMELAHHYENDKLD from the coding sequence ATGACAAACCATATTGCTTTATTTGAACCTCAAATCCCTGCTAACACAGGTAATATAGCACGTACATGTGCAGCAACAAATACTCACTTGCATTTAATTGAACCTTTAGGATTCAAAACAGATGATAAACATTTGAAACGTGCAGGCTTAGATTATTGGAATGATGTGAACATCACCTACCATAAAAACTTAGAAGCTTTTATGGAAGTGGCACAAAATGGACAATTGCATTTGATCACTAAATTTGGTCATCGTGTGTATAGCGATATCGATTACGCAACGACTCCGGGAGATCATTATTTCCTATTTGGTAAAGAAACTACTGGATTGCCAGAGGAATTCATGAGAGAACATGAAGAAGATTGCTTGCGCATTCCGATGAATGATGAGCATGTTCGTTCGTTGAATTTATCTAATACAGCAGCTATTTTGATCTATGAAGCTCTTCGCCAACAAGAATTTAGAGGTATGGAATTAGCGCATCACTATGAAAACGATAAACTTGACTAA